The following are encoded together in the Xiphophorus hellerii strain 12219 chromosome 3, Xiphophorus_hellerii-4.1, whole genome shotgun sequence genome:
- the pafah1b3 gene encoding platelet-activating factor acetylhydrolase IB subunit gamma — MSAEASNPAATPTPCEDSQGDGRWMSQHVRFVSECKEREPDVVFVGDSLVQLMHQFGIWRQLFSPLHCLNFGIGGDATQHVLWRLSNGELDNISPKVVVLWVGTNNHGHTAEQIASGIMEIVQLIHNKLPNAHTLVLGVLPRGRMPNPLRQRNAEVNKLVQDALSSLSHASFFNVDPGFVLSDGSISHQDMYDYLHLTAHGYQAVCEPLHAQIKSLLDKPAEN, encoded by the exons atgagCGCAGAAGCCTCAAACCCAGCCGCCACACCCACTCCCTGTGAAGACAGTCAGGGAGATGGACGGTGGATGTCTCAG CACGTCCGCTTTGTTTCTGAGTGCAAAGAGAGAGAGCCAGATGTCGTGTTTGTGGGAGACTCTCTTGTTCAGCTCATGCATCAGTTTGGG ATATGGCGGCAGCTGTTCTCTCCTCTCCATTGCCTTAACTTCGGAATCGGTGGAGATGCAACGCAGCATGTGCTGTGGAGACTGAGCAATGGCGAACTGGATAACATCAGCCCAAAG GTCGTGGTGCTGTGGGTTGGCACGAACAATCACGGTCACACAGCTGAACAGATTGCCAGTGGAATCATGGAGATTGTCCAACTCATCCACAACAAGCTCCCCAACGCCCACACGCTTGTACTT GGTGTACTTCCCAGAGGTAGAATGCCAAACCCTCTACGACAGCGAAACGCCGAGGTGAACAAGCTAGTCCAGGATGCCTTATCGTCTCTGTCCCACGCCTCCTTCTTTAACGTGGATCCAGGTTTTGTCCTTTCGGATGGAAGCATCTCCCATCAGGATATGTATGACTACCTTCACCTGACTGCTCATGGATACCAGGCTGTGTGTGAACCCCTTCATGCTCAAATCAAGTCTCTGTTAGACAAACCAGCAGAGAACTGA